In Sesamum indicum cultivar Zhongzhi No. 13 linkage group LG8, S_indicum_v1.0, whole genome shotgun sequence, the sequence ttttattatttcacaaGAAAATACAGCCTATTTAGGttcaacaattaaataaaagaatgagTTCTAAATGTTTGATTTGACATTTGCTGAGAACCACCCTGGATATAATCAAGAAGAGTCATGGGAAGCAACCTAGTGTTTCAGGTACATTTCAGTTTTACTTGATTGTCAAAGGAGGTCTTGAATAAAGATTTGACATAACATAATGCTAAAAAGGCTTAATATGTTTGGaaggttttatttatttatttttctcaaattaccAAACCAAGCTGGGCCAAGCGACAAAGATTATACAGAACAAACTTCCAAAGATCAATCACATTTAGAATTGCAATTAATGGCAGCTCACATGAATTGCATTTATTATCTCAATTTTGCACAATCGCAATAATTATAACTCCAGTCATCATGcctacaaaataattaagaagtGTCATGAAAACTCACCATAGCAACCTGAAATGCCTCCACAGCAAGCTTCTCCATGAGCTCCTGACTCGTCTCGTACACAATCTGGTTCTTGATACCTTAGAAACCACAGTAGCAACGACATGAAAAAACCACAAAATGAGGCGCCAATcctgaaagagaaaaagaaacttgTACAAAACAAGCAATTGAAAAAACGAAGAATCGGGGTGTACTGGAGATGGCGTGGACGAGGTGGACTGTATCGGCGAGGCGGCAGAGATGGGTGATAGCCCAATCAAAGGCGTGCTTGCTGTTTGGCCCATGATCGACAGCTATGATTATGTCACGGCCCCTTCTCCTCTCGCCGGTTTCCCTGTCGAGTTCGGGGGGGGATACAACTGGTATCATTGCCGGCAAACTGACTTCTCTCCAGTTATactcttcctcctccttcaACGTCTCCATTCACGGATTTCCTCTCTTTACCTTCTCTGTTTAATGATCGATCAACACTGTATAATAAGGGTTTGCAGATTTAGCGGTGTGACGGAGTTTTCGTATAGCGTTAGCATATCATTATCGTGCCGTGTTTATAGaagtttaaattaagtaattttgaaattataacttAGATTAAGTTAAAAGAATGTGttcagaaatatataattttttttctattggtAAAGAACAATAATACACGTTTTTGTTGACTGTAATTACTAGTACAATccttatgatttgaaaaacaTTGATATTTCTATCTATTGTTTTCGTCTGATAAATTTTTCTcagatcaaaatttttaaattttttagtattatgaaaagaatttaatgaatattatatttatttttaattaatttattacaaattaaataaaaaaatttctaattgaattactcttataaatattcacacTTATATATGATgagatttataatattaatttgatcagaaaaaatttgtttaacatGCAATAATCAATCAGAAATCGCTATGAATTtgcattcaattttgttttactaatatcaataaactcgatgaattttaattaatgaaaatatttatttgctaGGAAAACCCAACATTAAGAACACTgaatataaattcttaaactatataaaaattgatgtgtaattatatcaaattttaaaaaataaatatgtaattgtctattaataattattacgtAAAGAAACTTAAAACCTTTAAATCCTAATATCTTATCCGTCcatttcgaaaaaaaaaatttaaaagagaaTTAGTTGTTCAACCAGCAGCTTGATCAAACTATAGAAGTAGGTTGTGGGTAGAATAACTTGATGACCGGTGAGCAGCTTTTGGGTAAAGGCGTGTGTCAGTCAAAAGCGTGGTTACTTTTCATATACTTCTAGCATTGTTCATGAATTTGATTGCAATCGTGTTGGAATTGGAGAACTTACAAGGGACCCGGCTGTTGACTTTTCTCGTGGAATTTGGAACGCGGTTTACGGATGTTCCGCCTCTAAAACCACCGTGGTCCCACGAGAATCAAATTCAGAACCCAAAATGGGCGATTTCTTCTCACcgattattttgaaattggcAAAGTCATAAAATTAGCACGTATCAACGATATAATTTTGGCGCCATAACTATCAatgatatgaaattattgtgAGTTTAAATGTATCAAAACGTTATggtatttatttcattttatacaaatttattattttttataatttcaatgtcattaaaaatatactgaaatattaactattattttaaaattatgatgtaattattataaaaagaataatatagaAAGCATGTGCAGAATTTGGATATTTTGGTCGATTTTGTTAGGTTTAgcgaaatttattataaataaataaattacctcactttgaaaaagaaaaataatagtttaccccctattttttagaataaaattaaattatctccacatatatgaaaacaaattgcttcatttaaaaaaaatacaaatgtataaattactatattttttataaaaacataatttacttatatacaatacaaataaaattatttgttaactttttccaattttatgtGACAGTTATTGTGATTTTACAGCAACGTTCTTGAATGAAAAAGGAATACGAGttgttactaattattaatattaatcagTAATTAGTACCCagcttattaattaataattaatttcatactggaaaataacaaaattaaaagtggaaAGATTTCTACTACTTTCAACGATTTAAAATTGAGGTCTTCAATAAGAAGTCTAACAATATTACACTGAAATTGTAACTACGTCAAAATTCCTCACATTATTCTTCACTTATCCATACAAATCCACAAATTCTATAAATGCAtcagattttaaaaaaagttggaaCTCCACTTGAgttaatttacaaatataattcaataggAGGCAGCATTCACAATGTTTGTATTGATCCAAACGTACCTGAAACAAACACAAACGAGGACCGACTCGCAAACACAAAGAAGACATCATCCGTTTTAAAAACCAAAAGTCGAACAAACACCTAATCAATTAGCtattaacattaaaaatttaacctAATCAGTCTCATTCGACAAATCGAAATCATTTTCTCACACTTGTACTATTTCCATTTTTTGGATTAACAAAAACGAGTAAGATAAACatgtattttgtttgtgatAAACTAGTGAATGAACACAGGAAGATTTTAAGCATTTCCCTAGTAAAATGTCAgatgcaaaaaagaaagagaaggcGCTCAGTCAAGAGTAAGAATGGATTGGAGGTGTTTTTCCTCAGTAATAATCAGATTAACGAGATCATACTTCCATCATCATCGCGCCTCCTAATCACCCAAAAATAAACGTGTGCATATCTGTATGTGTGTGCGAGCTCTTAACCAACAGATTTCCCTTACCAGAGTATCATTTCATGTAGGAGGCTGGGGCCGGGAGGCGAATTCGCCCAGTCTGAACTAGGGTTGTAGCACTGGTGTATTTATAGAAGAGAGTAGGGTTAATTCAGTCAACTTCGCACAGTTCCGTGTGGTTCAAATCTGTATCATGAGTTGGGCCGCTTCAGTGGGCTTTAACGATTTATATCATTCCAAGGCGTTCAGTAAGGAGCCCAATATTTGGGCACTCAAAACCAATACCCTTGGCAtttaatcaattcaaaaatGGATAAGAAGATTGCAGAGACCCACCtccaaaattttgtataattataaatacatttagtataattttaaaaaattatatttaatatcttaatactttcattaaataaaaagatttttttattagttaaaatttaagaatttattgatattaataaaaaaaattaaataaaaaattatatttacttatgattgatttaatataaatcaaataaatattttctttcaaattaaaaatacaattcaaGACACAAGTGAAGAGACAAACCAAAGATAAGTAAAGAACAAGTAAAAATAGcattcaagaaattaaaagattctCTTTAACACAAATCAAAGAGATCCACAACATTTAAGACAAAAGTTAAGGCGTTGGTTGCgaaaatcatcaaatataacatttaatttatgattggGATGCAAAACCCACTTGTTAACTTTATCAAAATAAGTCAATCTTGGTGGAAGATCGAAATATTGATTCAAGCAAAAAATACTCacattcaaatcaaatatttcaatttatagtATTTCATTAAGGAATAATTCGAAAAATCCTACTATTTCATTTAGGGTTTATAGTCTTGTTCCATTTCCCTAACATGATGAGAAGCCAGTCAACAGGTATGGAAATCAAAGGCAGGGAGAGAAAGCAGCATTTTACGGTTGGCAAGATTAATTCATTCATGTCTAGATATGCCGGTGCACAACTGTTGGAACTTGGAAGCAGCCACAGAGTCCTATATTCGGAAATGGAAATGCAGCTTCTCTCTTTGAATTAAATGTAAACCCAAATTGTAGTATAAGATGACGACAACTAGCTCATTCATACACtgtctaaataaaataagccATATCTGAGATAATACTAATCATGCCAATTGTCACATACCAAATCATATCTGGCTGGTTACGAGTGAGAACAAAGTCCCACAACTTgtctaatatttgatataattatacataaattttttatattgaaaaaaattatatttagtacttctgatatttgtctaataaattgatttttttattaattaaaattcaccgaatcTGTTAATAttagtcaaaaataaattaaaaaatttcaaaattaatccccaattaacttattgcaagtcaaaaaaatctttttataaccaaattactcttatacGTTTTGTCACACTGATTAATTCATGTGAGAAGGTACATTTTCAACATTATTGTTGCTTTATTCTTTTACCTACATGGCGACATCTTTACTACCTACTGGCCAGTACAACAATTTCTGGTTCATGGCCCCAACCTTTAATCTAATGAACATCTCATGCACTTGAACCACATTATTACATCCagcaaaacaaatcaaaacacaaacataaaaCTAGCCagtttaaaacaaaaaataaataaataaataaaacctttTTCTTAACGGTAAAGCTCAGTATGATGGTTGGCTTTATGTACCTCTCATATGCTAATATTTGTAATACTTTATCCACAACTCTTCAGTTTTTCACCCCTTTGTTCCTCCCTTTGCTTTGTCATACACTTTAAGTCCCCATCAACGTATTGCTTGTAAGCTTTGGTATGCAATTTCTCTACCTAACAGAGTGTTGCCGTCTTCCTAACTATAGCCTTCCTCCACTTCTATAAGATGTCCTGGAGACATCCCACATTGGtcataatttcataagtttaAGAATATTCTGTTTGTAACAGATTCGACCATCTTAGCTCGAGGAAACATGTTTCACTGGACGATTCGTCTGTTTCTCGTCTGTCTCGTGGGATATGTCTCCACTCCAGCTACAGCTGCAGTGAAGAAATACCAGTTTGATGTTAGTggatatatcataaatatgttatttcaGTACATGTACATTTTCCTGTTATATGCATTTGATGGTATTGCGTTTTCAGATTCAAGTAAAGAACATAAGCAGGTTGTGCCATGAGAAGCCAATCGTCACGGTGAATGGGATGTTTCCAGGACCGACCATCTACGTTAGAGAAGGAGATCGACTTCTTATTAACGTTACTAATTTTGCGCAGTATAACATGTCAATTCACTGGTAAAGGGAGGTTTATTCAGTTCAAGGATTAGGTTGTTTTTGCTAATGATGATGGCTCAATAGtcctttttgttttgctttttcGGGCAGGCATGGATTGAAGCAATATCGCAACGGGTGGGCTGATGGACCAGCTTATGTAACGCAGTGTCCGGTACAGACAGGGCAAAGTTACACTTACGACTTTAATGTAACAGGGCAACGAGGGACGTTGTGGTGGCATGCACACATCTCTTGGCTGAGAGCCACTGTTTATGGTGCTATTGTGATAATGCCTAAACAGGGGACCTCATATCCTTTCCCCCAACctgattttgaattcaatttacTCTTAGGTGATTCtgttaaattagaaaaaatgatgCTATAACTCAATCAGATGCTGTTTATTGAAGACAATAAGATTAACATGTTTGAACTGGCGAAAAATAGGGGAATGGTGGAACGATGATGTCGAAACGGTCGTTAAGCAAGGAAACAAGCTGGGATTGCCTCCAAAAACATCGGACGCACACACCATCAATGGCAAGCCAGGGCCACTCTTCCCGTGTCCTGAGAAACGTAAGACATTAAGACTTGAATTGATTGTGCTCATGGAGATGAACTTGTTCTTGTTAAAATGTCTCATAGGATGTCTCTGTATATTGTCATGTGCAGACACATATGCTGTAGAGGTTGAGCAAGGAAAAACTTACCTCTTGAGGATCATCAACGCTGCTCTCAACGACGAGCTTTTCTTTGCTGTAGCTGGCCACAACATGacagtggtggaaattgacgCTATCTACACAAAGCCCTTCTCAACCAATGCAGTCCTGATAGCACCCGGTCAGACCACAAACGTTCTCCTTCGAGCAAACCAAGCACCCGGAAGATACTTCATGGCTGCAAGGCCATTCATGGACGCGCCAATTTCTGTTGACAACAAAACTGCCACTGCCATACTTCAATACAAAGGCATTCAAAATACTGTAATTCCAAGCCTTCCCCAGTTACCAGCACTTAATGACAGTGCCTTCGCACTTAACTACAATGCCAAGCTCCGAAGCCTAAATTCTCCAATATTCCCTGCAAACGTACCACTTAAGGTCGATCGCCATCTTTTCTACACCATAGGCCTTGGAGTAAATCCCTGCCCAACTTGCCAGAACGGAACACAACTAACAGCTTCATTAAACAACATTACCTTCGTGATGCCCCAAACTGCACTTCTACAGGCTCACTACTTCAACCTTAAAGGAGTGTTCACAACAGACTTCCCAGACCGGCCCCCTATGCCTTTTAACTACACCGGAGCACCACTCACGGCCAATCTCCAAACGACACAGAGCAACCGTCCACGTCTCAGCAAGATAGCATTCAACTCAACAGTTGAACTAGTACTACAAGACACCAACCTTCTATCTGTTGAGTCTCACCCGTTCCATCTCCACGGCTACAATTTCTTTGTTGTCGGGAGTGGGATCGGTAACTTTGATCCAAAGAACGACCCAGCGAAGTTCAACTTGGTTGATCCCCCTGAAAGAAACACAGTCGGCGTCCCCACTGGCGGGTGGACTGCCATAAGATTCAGGGCTGATAATCCaggtacacacacacacgtatatatatatatgttcactCATCATATCTTCACAATGTGGCAATGTCTTTCATAGTCTGTTGTTAATGAGCATTACTATGATGTAGGAGTATGGTTTATGCACTGTCACTTGGAAGTTCATACTGGTTGGGGACTGAAGACAGCATTCGTGGTGGAGGATGGACCAGACGCAGATCATTCAGTATTGCCTCCGCCCAAGGATCTTCCACCTTGTTAATTCacaacaaattaattctataaatttgAGAGAAACTCGCGTTTCCCATCGGCGATTTCGTTGGCAAGTTAAACATGTTGCCAATTTGaacattattaatttcatacaCGAATTACTTGTATCAATTCTTTATTCCATGAACTATGTAAGATTTGTTTTCCAACGAATGAATGATgattaatctatttttaatctttaattcttttgggATATTTCTCATTAGCGAAATAAAATTCTTCCCACTTTACATTTgctggattttttttaaaaattttttatttgatgatgaaataaaactatatttatatttgacatcgataaatttaaatttaatggaaaaatcgttttaaaattcataattttaaggCCGTAAGTTTGGATGTAACTTTAAAGAATTTGATAATTGAAAGAAATCgttgttcttttttatttatttttttatttttttgcgaAAGATTCTGAATTTTATTCGACTAAAATTACCTTCAACCTTGGGTCGAggttaattatacaaatactttgttaatataatttatatagaacttaagaaatgtaaattaatttaaatacaatatcaatcatataataaaaaacaattaatttattaggtgtTGCCAAATGtagtttaatttttgcttcagtagtagcaattttttttttatctttttacatCCGTATAAAGTACGAACCAAACGCGGCCTAAAGACAACTAAAACCTTTCTACGCCGCTTCGCACCGCGGTGCCACCACCCCAACCGCCGGAGGCTGCTCCAATAAAATGAACTCAATGGCGGAAAGCAAGAGCAAGATACTGATAATAGGAGTAACAGGCAACCTAGGGTTCGAACTTGCTAAAGCCAGCCTAAACGCGTCGCATCGAACTCTCGGGCTCGTAAGAGAATCCGCATTTTCCGATTCGAACAAACTCCAGAAACTTCAATTCCTCTCAAATGCAGGCCTCGATATTTGTAAGGCATGTTATTAGATACTCCATTGTTTGTGTTTTGTCTCAATTGTTGTTCTTGCAGCTTGTGATTTCCTTTTGGCTGCTCTTAGGGTTCATTGCAAGATGAAGAGAGCTTAGTCAAATACCTCAAGCATGTTGATGTTGTGATCTGTGCCGTTTCAGCAAAGCAAGTCCTTGATCAAAAGCTCCTGGTTCCGGCTATCAAACGCGCCGGTTGCATCAAGGTTTTTAATCTGTTCGTATtctcttttccatttttgttgttttgcagtTATTTTCAATGCAAAGACATGCAGAAAACTAATGTTTGACGTACCATTTAGTGAAAGAAAAGACATGTGAATTCATCAAGGAAAACATGAATTAGTAATATGATTACTACAAAAGGCTTTTGCCAATATCCCTTTCAGTAATATGTTCAACTACAGTGGAAACGTTGTGAAAATACGTAGTTTTATTGAGGATAAGGAAATCATGTCATATGGTAATCATTCATAGTTATCCATTATcccattaaattaaatcatgtGAGATCCCACTGTGCATGTAGGTGAGCACCATTTCTGGGGATGGGAGTTGGGGAATCAATAATCATGTAGTTGACAATACAATGTATTGGATCCTGACAATACATTGAGGAATTGATGGTTAGCTGGGATTTCGCAGAGGTTCTTTCCCTCAGAATTTGGATTGGATCCTGACAAAACTCGAATTTCCCACTTGGATCACGACTTCTATTTGAGGAAATCTGAGATCAGGCGTCTTGTTGAAGCTGAAGGCATCCCATACACTTACATCTGCTGCAACTTCTACACGAGTTACTTGCTCCCATCCCTTGTCCAGCCAGGCCTTCAAGCCCCCCCAAGAGACAAAGTCTGCATATTTGGAGATGGAAATGTTAAAGGTCTCATTGTTAGTCACTTGAAACAAGATCATTAACTTCTACCTTTGTATGTTTTAGAAAGAGTAAGCACTCGTCTTTTGTAATAGGAGCTTTGGTTCACGGAGGTGTTTTTGTGTCTCTCACAGGTGTCTTTGTGAAGGAAAGTGATGTTGCTGCATTCACTATTAGCACAGTGGATGATCCGCGTACATTGAACAAAGTGCTATATTTGAGGCCACCTGGCAACACGCTTTCCATGAACGAACTCATTGATATTTgggagaaaaaaattggaaaaagtcTCGAGAGAAACTACATCTCAGAAGAAGAGCTGCTTAAGAGAATCCATGGTATGTTGATTGAATTGAAGCAGTCATTGCAAAGTTCTCATGCTTTTTTCTAAGTGTCTGCTTTATACCATACAAATTATATGTGGGATTCTAGTCGGCAATTATCCTGTTTGTTTATTCACCCAGCCTCATCTGAGTTGATAAAAGAAATGGTTTTCTGcttaaactgaaaaatattagagCTAGCACGGGCTTATACTATTATCGCTACATATATCCTTAATTTGACAGCGGGTTGTGTAACCTTCTGTTGCATTTCAGAAACTCCATTTCCAGACAACATGCAGATGGTCTTTATATACTCCGGTTTTGTAAAGGGGGATCAAACATACTTCGACATAGAATCATCCAACGGTGTGGAAGGAACACAGCTCTATCCATATATCAAATACACCACGATTAGCGAGTACTTGGACACCCTATTATAAGGTTGTATTTTGACTTTGATGGAGGAATGTTGTTTTCACCCCCTCAACTTCTTGCAACAGTAATTAATGTTCTTCATTAACTTAGATGAGGCATGAACGGCATATGCTGCTGCAGAAACTGATTGTAGCTTTATCTAAAGttgattttggtccttttcTTACACCAAAATGGCAGTATTCTCAAAGACTCTGGTATGGATATGACAATGGATGATGAATAAATGAATGATGAATTATAGTGATGTGATTGTTTAGATTAGTGATATATTGTGTGTTACATTTACATTTTTGGGTATTCATTCAATAtgaatattatgtaattggtgattgattttgtttactttCTAAGATAAAGAGAAGGATATAATGCACAATCAATTATCCAATAATCCAATTACTAAGTGCGATTCATTATTCAACCCAAACCCGCAATTTAAACGGCCCATTAAGCAGCATTGTCACATGCTTACAACCCAATTCATACAAGTGTGCTTGAACGATGATAGTACTAGATAAGTGACCCGATTCATACAAGTGAATTAGGCTTTGTTCATTTTGAATGGAATACTTTTTTAGAAGTGAAAACTACTTTATTGGTGTTATCTTACCAAATCTGACGTGTATCCAATCGTTCcactttcctttctttttttttttagtctttaactattcgaattatatttattcattaccaaataaatttgtaaacaaacaaaaaattataatattttttttaatttatatacttttgcATAAAAGAAGagtgaataattaaaatcaaccAAATATGagtaatgtaaataaaattacacttaccttATTTGCATCATCTGATTCTGAAGAGCGttaattttccttcttttggatatgataagtttattttatcacAAGTTCACAACCAATACAAACTTTTTCCTGCTCAGTGTGTGGCCGGAGATTCTTTCAGATGGCGGAGAAGAGTAAGATTCTGATAATCGGAGGAACGGGATACATCGGAAAATTCATCGTCCAAGCCAGCACCTTTGTCGGTCACCCGACCTTCATTTTAGTTAGAGAGGCCACTCTCTACAACCCTGCGCCTCACAAATCTGACCTCATTCAAAACTTCAGAAATTCCGGCGTCAACT encodes:
- the LOC105169648 gene encoding universal stress protein PHOS32; protein product: METLKEEEEYNWREVSLPAMIPVVSPPELDRETGERRRGRDIIIAVDHGPNSKHAFDWAITHLCRLADTVHLVHAISSIKNQIVYETSQELMEKLAVEAFQVAMVRTKARIVEGDTGKAICKEAERLKPAAVVMGTKGRSLIQSVLQGSVSEYCFHNCKTAPIIIVPGKDAGEESVL
- the LOC105169650 gene encoding laccase-11; protein product: MFHWTIRLFLVCLVGYVSTPATAAVKKYQFDIQVKNISRLCHEKPIVTVNGMFPGPTIYVREGDRLLINVTNFAQYNMSIHWHGLKQYRNGWADGPAYVTQCPVQTGQSYTYDFNVTGQRGTLWWHAHISWLRATVYGAIVIMPKQGTSYPFPQPDFEFNLLLGEWWNDDVETVVKQGNKLGLPPKTSDAHTINGKPGPLFPCPEKHTYAVEVEQGKTYLLRIINAALNDELFFAVAGHNMTVVEIDAIYTKPFSTNAVLIAPGQTTNVLLRANQAPGRYFMAARPFMDAPISVDNKTATAILQYKGIQNTVIPSLPQLPALNDSAFALNYNAKLRSLNSPIFPANVPLKVDRHLFYTIGLGVNPCPTCQNGTQLTASLNNITFVMPQTALLQAHYFNLKGVFTTDFPDRPPMPFNYTGAPLTANLQTTQSNRPRLSKIAFNSTVELVLQDTNLLSVESHPFHLHGYNFFVVGSGIGNFDPKNDPAKFNLVDPPERNTVGVPTGGWTAIRFRADNPGVWFMHCHLEVHTGWGLKTAFVVEDGPDADHSVLPPPKDLPPC
- the LOC105169652 gene encoding probable pinoresinol-lariciresinol reductase 3 produces the protein MNSMAESKSKILIIGVTGNLGFELAKASLNASHRTLGLVRESAFSDSNKLQKLQFLSNAGLDICKGSLQDEESLVKYLKHVDVVICAVSAKQVLDQKLLVPAIKRAGCIKRFFPSEFGLDPDKTRISHLDHDFYLRKSEIRRLVEAEGIPYTYICCNFYTSYLLPSLVQPGLQAPPRDKVCIFGDGNVKGVFVKESDVAAFTISTVDDPRTLNKVLYLRPPGNTLSMNELIDIWEKKIGKSLERNYISEEELLKRIHETPFPDNMQMVFIYSGFVKGDQTYFDIESSNGVEGTQLYPYIKYTTISEYLDTLL